Proteins encoded within one genomic window of Humulus lupulus chromosome 1, drHumLupu1.1, whole genome shotgun sequence:
- the LOC133831170 gene encoding fasciclin-like arabinogalactan protein 21, with protein sequence MAITSSRYFALIIFSTILICFGSTFAIDDGQEQPPSFAPIPPLPSPQDFQNQQSFFSNIALLPHILSQLGYNDLATAAPSLSADSSPAAWIGPFTLFAPSDVALRSCISCSVPNLLREHIVPGLFSMDYLRTLAFGTKIETLSPGRCLTITAERSPGSNETASSKIFISGLEITQPDLFNNGLVIVHGLKQDGGFVSPLSPLSCDIERITSTFNINPDHYRGGQQRPTSSPSIQPSIITRLMLRDAMLRLRNNGFGILALAMKIKYPELVNLSNMTIFALDDISIFSGSQSYINNIRFHIVPNIYLTFEDLERLPLGTLLPTLVQDQTLVITTSGAGGLNPAPMRINYVRIKVPEVIKNLKVVIHGVFLPFPHIHPVAAVYDEILGGGSAGSGGGGSSSDMSSTRVEGTCYPFFGEGACVQVAMPPTKPTVDIEDHHGL encoded by the coding sequence ATGGCGATTACCTCTTCACGCTATTTCGCTTTGATAATCTTCTCCACTATACTGATCTGCTTCGGGAGCACCTTCGCCATTGATGATGGACAAGAGCAACCACCAAGCTTCGCGCCGATTCCGCCATTACCGTCTCCACAAGACTTTCAAAATCAGCAATCCTTCTTCTCAAACATAGCGTTACTGCCGCATATCCTCTCTCAACTCGGCTACAATGACTTGGCCACGGCGGCTCCGTCTCTCTCTGCAGATTCATCTCCAGCGGCCTGGATCGGACCTTTCACTCTTTTCGCTCCGTCTGACGTGGCGCTCCGCTCATGCATCTCTTGCTCCGTTCCAAACCTCCTCCGGGAGCACATCGTTCCTGGCCTCTTCAGCATGGACTACCTCCGGACTCTTGCGTTCGGCACCAAGATCGAGACCTTGAGCCCCGGTCGCTGCCTAACGATCACCGCGGAAAGATCTCCCGGGAGCAATGAAACGGCGTCGTCGAAGATCTTCATTTCTGGCTTGGAGATCACGCAACCAGATCTGTTCAATAATGGCCTTGTCATCGTTCACGGTCTCAAACAGGACGGCGGTTTCGTTTCTCCTCTTTCTCCACTCTCTTGTGATATCGAAAGGATCACCAGTACTTTCAACATCAATCCCGATCACTATCGCGGCGGCCAACAGCGGCCGACCTCTTCTCCTTCGATCCAGCCTTCGATCATCACTCGCCTTATGCTTAGGGACGCCATGCTCAGACTCCGCAACAACGGTTTCGGCATCCTTGCTCTCGCCATGAAAATCAAGTATCCGGAGCTCGTAAATCTAAGTAACATGACGATCTTCGCTCTCGATGATATCTCAATCTTCTCCGGCTCCCAGTCTTACATCAACAACATCAGGTTTCACATCGTCCCTAACATTTACTTGACATTCGAGGATCTCGAGAGATTGCCGCTGGGAACGCTTCTGCCGACTCTGGTGCAGGATCAAACGCTTGTGATCACCACTTCCGGTGCTGGAGGATTGAACCCCGCGCCAATGAGAATCAACTACGTGAGGATTAAAGTTCCCGAGGTGATTAAGAACCTCAAGGTCGTCATCCATGGCGTGTTCTTGCCGTTCCCGCATATTCATCCAGTGGCCGCCGTGTATGATGAGATTCTTGGAGGAGGATCAGCCGGATCAGGAGGTGGAGGATCATCATCAGATATGTCGTCAACTCGTGTTGAAGGAACGTGCTATCCTTTCTTTGGGGAAGGAGCTTGTGTTCAGGTCGCCATGCCTCCGACCAAACCGACGGTGGACATCGAAGATCACCATGGACTGTGA